The Enterobacter kobei genome has a segment encoding these proteins:
- the wcaF gene encoding colanic acid biosynthesis acetyltransferase WcaF translates to MQDLKGFSVPKGFRGGNGIKVQLWWAVQATLFAWSPQILYRWRAFLLRLFGAKIGKNVVIRPSVKITYPWKLTLGDYAWVGDDAVLYTLGEITIGANSVVSQKCYLCTGSHDFMSQHFDITASPIVIGEKCWLATDVFVAPGVSVGDGTVVGARSSVFKSLPANKVCRGNPAVVIRERVETD, encoded by the coding sequence ATGCAGGATTTGAAGGGTTTCTCCGTGCCGAAAGGCTTTCGGGGCGGCAACGGTATTAAAGTGCAGCTGTGGTGGGCCGTTCAGGCAACGTTATTTGCCTGGTCACCACAAATATTGTACCGCTGGCGAGCATTCTTATTGCGTCTGTTTGGCGCAAAAATCGGAAAAAACGTAGTCATTCGACCTTCGGTAAAAATTACCTACCCCTGGAAATTAACGCTTGGGGATTACGCCTGGGTAGGGGATGACGCGGTGTTATATACCCTTGGCGAAATTACGATTGGCGCAAATTCGGTGGTGTCACAGAAGTGTTATTTGTGCACCGGCAGCCACGATTTTATGAGTCAGCATTTTGATATTACCGCTTCGCCTATTGTGATTGGTGAAAAATGCTGGCTGGCAACGGATGTTTTTGTTGCACCAGGTGTTTCTGTTGGCGATGGCACGGTAGTGGGTGCCCGCAGCAGCGTTTTTAAATCGCTACCGGCAAATAAAGTTTGCCGTGGCAACCCCGCAGTGGTGATACGCGAACGCGTTGAAACTGATTAA
- a CDS encoding GDP-mannose mannosyl hydrolase: protein MFLSQEDFATVVRSTPLISIDLIVENERGEFLLGKRTNRPAQGFWFVPGGRVQKDETLHDAFERLTLAELGLQLPMAAGQFYGVWQHFYDDNFSGTGFTTHYIVLGFRLKMTQADLRLPDAQHDDYRWLAPEPLLASENVHDNSRAYFLADRQAEVPGI, encoded by the coding sequence ATGTTTTTAAGTCAGGAAGATTTTGCCACGGTGGTGCGTTCCACTCCGCTCATCTCGATTGATTTGATCGTGGAGAACGAGCGCGGCGAGTTCTTGCTGGGGAAACGAACCAACCGTCCTGCACAGGGCTTCTGGTTCGTGCCCGGCGGGCGCGTGCAGAAGGATGAGACGCTTCATGATGCGTTTGAGCGTCTCACTCTGGCGGAACTGGGCCTCCAGCTGCCGATGGCGGCGGGCCAGTTTTACGGGGTCTGGCAGCACTTCTATGACGATAACTTTTCAGGCACCGGGTTCACCACGCACTACATCGTGCTGGGGTTCCGCCTGAAGATGACTCAGGCAGACCTGCGTCTGCCTGATGCTCAGCATGACGACTACCGCTGGCTGGCGCCGGAGCCGCTTCTGGCAAGCGAGAACGTCCATGACAACAGTCGGGCGTATTTCCTGGCGGATCGTCAGGCCGAGGTGCCAGGCATATGA
- the gmd gene encoding GDP-mannose 4,6-dehydratase → MSKVALITGVTGQDGSYLAEFLLEKGYEVHGIKRRASSFNTERVDHIYQDPHAANPKFHLHYGDLTDTSNLTRILQEVQPDEVYNLGAMSHVAVSFESPEYTADVDAMGTLRLLEAIRFLGLEKKTRFYQASTSELYGLVQEIPQKETTPFYPRSPYAVAKLYAYWITVNYRESYGMYACNGILFNHESPRRGETFVTRKITRAIANIAQGLESCLHLGNMDSLRDWGHAKDYVKMQWMMLQQEQPEDFVIATGVQYSVRQFVEMAAAQLGIKLRFEGTGVEEKGIVVSVTGHDAPGVKPGDVIVQVDPRYFRPAEVETLLGDPTKAHEKLGWKPEITLQEMVSEMVAKDLEAAKKHSLLKSHGYEVAIALES, encoded by the coding sequence ATGTCTAAAGTCGCTCTCATCACCGGCGTTACCGGGCAGGATGGTTCTTATCTGGCAGAGTTCCTGCTGGAAAAAGGGTATGAAGTACACGGTATTAAACGTCGTGCCTCTTCGTTCAACACCGAACGTGTCGATCATATTTATCAGGATCCTCACGCGGCAAACCCGAAATTCCACCTGCACTACGGCGACCTGACCGATACCTCCAACCTGACCCGTATCCTGCAGGAAGTGCAGCCGGATGAAGTGTACAACCTGGGCGCGATGAGCCACGTGGCGGTCTCCTTCGAATCCCCGGAATACACCGCTGACGTTGACGCCATGGGTACTCTGCGTCTGCTGGAAGCGATTCGCTTCCTGGGTCTGGAGAAGAAAACCCGTTTCTATCAGGCCTCTACCTCTGAGCTTTACGGTCTGGTGCAGGAAATCCCACAGAAAGAGACCACGCCGTTCTACCCACGTTCTCCGTATGCGGTCGCAAAACTGTACGCCTACTGGATCACCGTGAACTACCGTGAATCCTACGGCATGTATGCCTGTAACGGTATTCTGTTCAACCACGAATCCCCACGTCGCGGTGAAACGTTCGTTACCCGTAAAATCACCCGCGCTATTGCGAACATCGCCCAGGGTCTGGAATCGTGCCTGCACCTCGGCAACATGGACTCCCTGCGTGACTGGGGCCATGCGAAAGACTACGTGAAAATGCAGTGGATGATGCTGCAGCAGGAACAGCCAGAAGACTTCGTGATCGCAACCGGCGTTCAATACTCCGTACGTCAGTTCGTTGAGATGGCCGCTGCACAGCTGGGCATCAAGCTACGCTTCGAAGGTACCGGCGTGGAAGAGAAAGGTATCGTTGTTTCCGTAACCGGCCATGATGCGCCAGGCGTGAAACCAGGCGACGTCATTGTTCAGGTTGACCCACGTTACTTCCGTCCTGCTGAAGTGGAAACCCTGCTGGGCGACCCAACCAAAGCGCACGAGAAACTGGGCTGGAAACCAGAAATCACTCTGCAGGAGATGGTTTCCGAGATGGTCGCCAAAGATCTTGAAGCAGCGAAAAAACACTCCCTGCTCAAGTCTCATGGCTACGAGGTTGCCATCGCGCTGGAGTCCTGA
- the wcaI gene encoding colanic acid biosynthesis fucosyltransferase WcaI encodes MKILVYGINYSPELTGIGKYTGEMVEWMASQGHDVRVITAPPYYPEWKVGERYSSWRYRREEGAATVWRCPLYVPKQPSTLKRLLHLGSFALSSFFPLMAQRRWKPDRIIGVVPTLFCTPGMRLLGKLSGARTLLHIQDYEVDAMLGLGMAGKGKGGKVAKLASAFERSGLHNVDYVSTISRSMMNKAQEKGVPARKVIFFPNWSEVARFRDVAEQDAQTLRAQLGLPEDQKIILYSGNIGEKQGLESVIEAAQQLNEHPWMFVIVGQGGGKARLEKMVSERGLSNVKFFPLQSYEALPALLKMGDCHLVVQKRGAADAVLPSKLTNILAVGGNAVITAEAETELGQLCDSYPGIAVCVEPESVPALVTGIEQALAMPKVNTVAREYAERTLEKENVLSQFIADIRG; translated from the coding sequence ATGAAAATCCTCGTATACGGAATTAACTACTCGCCGGAATTAACCGGTATCGGAAAATATACCGGGGAGATGGTCGAGTGGATGGCGAGCCAGGGACATGACGTGCGGGTCATTACCGCGCCGCCGTACTACCCGGAATGGAAAGTCGGTGAGCGCTACTCAAGCTGGCGCTACCGTCGTGAAGAGGGGGCGGCAACCGTCTGGCGCTGCCCGCTTTATGTACCTAAGCAGCCCTCGACGCTGAAACGGCTACTGCATCTCGGCAGCTTTGCCCTGAGCAGTTTTTTCCCGCTGATGGCGCAGCGTCGCTGGAAGCCGGATCGCATCATTGGTGTAGTGCCGACGCTGTTTTGCACGCCGGGTATGCGCCTGCTGGGCAAACTCTCCGGCGCACGCACCCTGCTGCACATACAGGATTATGAAGTGGACGCCATGCTGGGCCTGGGGATGGCAGGCAAAGGCAAGGGTGGAAAAGTGGCGAAGCTCGCCAGCGCCTTTGAGCGTAGCGGTCTGCATAACGTGGATTACGTTTCGACCATCTCACGCTCGATGATGAACAAGGCGCAGGAGAAGGGCGTACCTGCCCGGAAGGTGATCTTCTTCCCGAACTGGTCCGAAGTGGCGCGTTTTCGCGACGTGGCGGAGCAGGACGCTCAGACGCTACGCGCCCAACTCGGTTTGCCTGAAGACCAAAAAATCATTCTTTACTCAGGCAACATCGGCGAAAAGCAAGGGCTGGAAAGCGTGATTGAAGCGGCTCAGCAGCTTAACGAGCATCCGTGGATGTTTGTGATTGTCGGGCAGGGCGGCGGGAAAGCGCGGCTGGAAAAGATGGTCAGCGAACGCGGCCTGAGCAACGTGAAATTCTTCCCGCTTCAGTCTTACGAGGCGTTACCTGCGCTGCTGAAGATGGGCGACTGCCATCTGGTGGTACAAAAACGTGGCGCGGCGGATGCGGTATTGCCTTCCAAGCTGACAAATATTCTGGCGGTGGGCGGCAACGCGGTGATCACGGCAGAGGCCGAAACTGAATTAGGCCAGCTGTGTGACAGCTATCCGGGGATTGCCGTGTGCGTCGAACCGGAATCGGTCCCGGCACTGGTCACCGGCATTGAACAGGCACTTGCCATGCCAAAAGTGAACACGGTGGCACGTGAATATGCCGAACGCACGCTCGAGAAAGAGAACGTGCTGAGTCAATTTATTGCAGATATACGGGGATAA
- the wcaE gene encoding colanic acid biosynthesis glycosyltransferase WcaE — translation MFLSVITVAFRNYEGVVKTWRSLRNLARDPSLTFEWIVVDGGSNDGTAEFLEKLNGEFNLRYISEKDKGIYDAMNKGINMAQGRYAIFLNSGDVFHDDVALFARQLARQKEEAMYIGDALLDFGDGHKVCRSAKPGWYIYHSLPASHQAIFFPVNGLKKQPYDLQYKVSSDYALAASLYKSGYPFRRIKGLVSEFSMGGVSTSNNLELCQDAKNVQRKILRVPGFWAELSYLLRLRTTGKTKTLYNKA, via the coding sequence ATGTTTCTTAGCGTCATTACTGTCGCTTTTCGTAATTACGAAGGGGTGGTAAAAACCTGGCGCTCGCTGCGCAACCTGGCGCGCGATCCAAGCCTCACTTTTGAGTGGATTGTGGTCGACGGCGGCTCGAACGATGGCACGGCGGAGTTTCTGGAAAAACTCAACGGTGAGTTCAACTTACGTTACATCAGCGAGAAAGATAAAGGCATTTACGATGCGATGAACAAGGGCATTAACATGGCCCAGGGTCGTTATGCCATCTTCCTCAATTCTGGCGATGTTTTCCATGATGACGTGGCGCTGTTTGCCCGTCAGCTGGCGCGTCAGAAAGAGGAGGCCATGTATATTGGCGATGCACTGCTTGATTTTGGTGATGGGCATAAAGTGTGCCGCAGCGCAAAGCCAGGCTGGTATATCTACCACAGTTTGCCCGCCAGCCATCAGGCCATTTTCTTCCCGGTAAACGGTCTGAAAAAACAGCCATACGATTTGCAGTATAAAGTGTCATCGGATTATGCCCTGGCCGCCAGTCTGTATAAGTCGGGCTATCCGTTCCGCCGAATTAAAGGACTGGTCTCTGAATTCTCAATGGGTGGCGTGTCAACATCGAATAATCTGGAATTGTGCCAGGATGCCAAAAACGTGCAGCGCAAAATATTACGCGTGCCGGGGTTCTGGGCGGAATTGTCTTATTTATTACGCCTGCGGACGACAGGTAAAACGAAAACCTTATATAACAAAGCCTGA
- the fcl gene encoding GDP-L-fucose synthase → MTKQRIFVAGHRGMVGSAIVRQLEQRGDVEVVVRTRDELNLLDSRAVQDFFANEHIDQVYLAAAKVGGIVANNTYPADFIYENMMIESNIIHAAHLHNVNKLLFLGSSCIYPKMAKQPIAESELLQGTLEATNEPYAIAKIAGIKLCESYNRQYNRDYRSVMPTNLYGPHDNFHPSNSHVIPALLRRFHEATAENAPDVVVWGSGTPMREFLHVDDMAAASIHVMELDREVWQENTEPMLSHINVGTGVDCTIRELAQTIAQVVGYKGRVVFDATKPDGTPRKLLDVTRLHQLGWYHEVSLEQGLASTYQWFLENQHRFRG, encoded by the coding sequence ATGACAAAACAACGTATTTTTGTCGCCGGTCATCGCGGAATGGTGGGTTCCGCGATTGTTCGCCAGCTGGAACAGCGCGGTGACGTAGAAGTGGTTGTCCGCACGCGCGACGAGCTGAACCTGCTCGATAGCCGTGCGGTGCAGGACTTCTTTGCTAACGAACACATTGACCAGGTGTATCTGGCGGCGGCGAAAGTGGGCGGCATTGTCGCCAACAACACTTACCCGGCGGATTTCATCTACGAGAACATGATGATTGAGAGCAACATCATTCACGCGGCGCACCTGCACAACGTGAATAAGCTGCTGTTCCTCGGTTCATCCTGCATCTACCCGAAAATGGCAAAACAGCCGATCGCGGAAAGCGAACTGCTGCAGGGCACGCTGGAGGCAACCAACGAGCCTTACGCGATTGCCAAGATTGCCGGGATTAAGCTCTGCGAATCTTACAACCGTCAGTACAACCGCGACTATCGCTCGGTGATGCCGACCAACCTGTACGGACCGCACGACAACTTCCACCCGAGCAACTCGCACGTGATCCCGGCGCTGCTGCGTCGCTTCCACGAGGCGACCGCCGAGAACGCACCGGATGTGGTGGTGTGGGGCAGCGGCACGCCGATGCGCGAATTCCTGCACGTGGACGACATGGCTGCCGCCAGCATTCACGTGATGGAGCTGGATCGCGAAGTGTGGCAGGAGAACACCGAGCCGATGCTGTCGCACATCAACGTGGGAACCGGCGTGGACTGCACCATTCGCGAGCTGGCGCAAACCATCGCGCAGGTGGTGGGCTACAAAGGCCGCGTGGTGTTTGACGCGACGAAACCGGACGGCACGCCGCGCAAACTGCTGGACGTGACCCGTCTGCATCAGCTGGGCTGGTATCACGAGGTATCACTGGAGCAGGGGCTGGCCAGCACCTACCAGTGGTTCCTGGAAAACCAGCACCGCTTCCGGGGGTAA
- the cpsG gene encoding colanic acid biosynthesis phosphomannomutase CpsG, whose protein sequence is MEKLTCFKAYDIRGKLGEELNEDIAWRIGRAYGEYLKPQTIVLGGDVRLTSESLKLALAKGLQDAGVDVLDIGLSGTEEIYFATFHLGVDGGIEVTASHNPMDYNGMKLVRKGARPISGDTGLRDVQRLAEANDFPPVNDAKRGSYKQINLQKEYIDHLLGYINVANLKPLKLVINSGNGAAGPVVDALEARFKALNVPVTFIKVHNTPDGNFPNGIPNPLLPECRDDTRNAVIEHGADMGIAFDGDFDRCFLFDEKGQFIEGYYIVGLLAEAFLEKNPGAKIIHDPRLSWNTVDVVSAAGGTPVMSKTGHAFIKERMREEDAIYGGEMSAHHYFRDFAYCDSGMIPWLLVTELLCLKGKTLGELVRDRMAAFPASGEINSKLAQPAEAIARVEQHFAIHALEVDRTDGISMAFPQWRFNLRSSNTEPVVRLNVESRADTALMEARTKDILALLNQ, encoded by the coding sequence ATGGAAAAATTAACCTGTTTTAAAGCCTACGATATTCGCGGCAAGCTGGGCGAAGAGCTGAATGAAGATATCGCGTGGCGCATTGGCCGCGCCTATGGCGAATACCTGAAGCCGCAGACCATCGTGCTGGGCGGCGACGTGCGTCTGACCAGTGAATCCCTGAAGCTGGCGCTGGCGAAAGGGTTGCAGGACGCGGGCGTGGACGTGCTGGATATCGGACTTTCCGGGACCGAAGAGATTTACTTTGCCACCTTCCACCTGGGCGTGGACGGCGGTATTGAAGTGACCGCCAGCCACAACCCGATGGACTACAACGGCATGAAGCTGGTGCGCAAAGGTGCGCGTCCTATCAGCGGCGACACCGGCCTGCGCGACGTGCAGCGTCTGGCGGAAGCCAACGATTTCCCGCCAGTGAACGACGCGAAACGCGGCAGCTATAAGCAAATCAACCTGCAAAAAGAGTATATCGATCACCTGCTGGGCTACATCAACGTGGCGAACCTCAAGCCACTGAAGCTGGTCATCAACTCCGGTAACGGCGCGGCCGGCCCGGTGGTGGATGCCCTGGAAGCTCGCTTTAAAGCGCTGAACGTGCCGGTGACCTTCATCAAAGTGCACAACACCCCGGACGGCAACTTCCCGAACGGTATTCCTAACCCGCTGCTGCCGGAGTGCCGCGACGACACCCGTAACGCGGTGATTGAGCACGGCGCGGATATGGGCATTGCCTTTGACGGCGATTTCGACCGCTGCTTCCTGTTCGACGAGAAAGGGCAGTTCATCGAGGGCTACTACATTGTCGGCCTGCTGGCGGAAGCGTTCCTTGAGAAAAACCCGGGTGCGAAAATCATTCATGACCCGCGTCTTTCCTGGAACACCGTCGATGTGGTGTCAGCGGCAGGCGGCACGCCGGTGATGTCCAAAACCGGTCACGCCTTTATCAAAGAGCGCATGCGTGAAGAAGACGCTATCTACGGCGGCGAGATGAGCGCCCACCACTACTTCCGTGATTTTGCCTACTGCGACAGCGGGATGATCCCGTGGCTGCTGGTGACTGAACTCCTGTGTCTGAAAGGGAAAACGCTGGGTGAGCTGGTGCGCGACCGCATGGCGGCGTTCCCGGCGAGCGGGGAGATCAACAGCAAGCTGGCGCAGCCCGCCGAGGCGATTGCCCGTGTGGAGCAACACTTTGCCATTCACGCGCTGGAAGTTGACCGCACCGACGGCATCAGCATGGCGTTTCCACAGTGGCGCTTTAACCTGCGCTCCTCCAATACCGAGCCGGTGGTGCGCCTGAACGTGGAATCCCGCGCGGATACGGCGCTGATGGAAGCCCGAACGAAGGACATTCTGGCGCTGTTGAATCAGTAA
- the cpsB gene encoding mannose-1-phosphate guanyltransferase, producing the protein MSQTTLYPVVMAGGSGSRLWPLSRVLYPKQFLCLKGDLTMLQTTVNRLHGVECESPVVICNEQHRFIVAEQLRQLNKLTENIILEPAGRNTAPAIALAALAAKRSSPDCDPLMLVLAADHVIQQEEAFREAVRAAIPYAESGKLVTFGIVPDLPETGYGYIRRGNVTPGEGDSVAFDVAQFVEKPNLETAQAYVASGEYYWNSGMFLFRAGRYLEELRKYRPDILNACEKAMAVVDPDLDFIRVDEEAFLACPEESIDYAVMERTADAVVVPMDAGWSDVGSWSSLWEISAHTPEGNVHHGDVISHKTENSYVYAESGLVTTVGVKDLVVVQTKDAVLIADRNAVQDVKKVVEQIKADGRHEHHIHREVYRPWGKYDSIDAGERYQVKRITVKPGEGLSVQMHHHRAEHWVVVAGTAKVTIDGEVKLLGENESIYIPLGATHCLENPGKIPLDLIEVRSGSYLEEDDIVRFQDRYGRV; encoded by the coding sequence ATGAGTCAAACCACTTTGTATCCGGTCGTAATGGCGGGTGGATCCGGGAGCCGGTTGTGGCCACTGTCCCGCGTGCTTTATCCAAAACAATTTCTGTGTCTGAAGGGTGACCTCACCATGCTGCAGACGACGGTAAACCGTCTGCACGGTGTGGAGTGTGAAAGCCCGGTGGTGATTTGTAACGAACAGCACCGCTTTATTGTTGCCGAGCAGCTGCGCCAGCTGAATAAACTCACAGAAAACATCATTCTGGAGCCTGCCGGACGTAATACCGCGCCTGCTATCGCCCTCGCGGCGCTGGCGGCAAAACGCAGCAGTCCTGACTGTGACCCGCTGATGCTGGTGCTGGCGGCAGACCACGTTATCCAGCAGGAAGAGGCGTTCCGCGAGGCGGTGCGTGCAGCGATCCCTTACGCCGAAAGCGGCAAACTGGTGACCTTCGGCATCGTGCCGGATCTGCCAGAAACCGGCTATGGCTATATTCGCCGCGGTAATGTGACGCCTGGCGAAGGCGACAGCGTGGCGTTTGATGTGGCGCAGTTTGTCGAAAAACCGAATCTGGAAACCGCTCAGGCCTACGTCGCCAGCGGTGAGTACTACTGGAACAGTGGGATGTTCCTGTTCCGTGCCGGGCGCTATCTGGAAGAGCTGCGCAAATACCGTCCGGATATTCTGAATGCCTGTGAGAAGGCGATGGCAGTGGTGGACCCGGATCTCGACTTCATCCGCGTGGATGAGGAGGCGTTCCTCGCCTGCCCGGAAGAGTCCATTGACTATGCGGTGATGGAACGCACGGCCGACGCCGTTGTGGTTCCGATGGATGCGGGCTGGAGCGATGTGGGCTCCTGGTCCTCCCTGTGGGAGATCAGCGCCCATACCCCGGAGGGTAACGTCCATCACGGCGATGTCATTAGCCACAAAACGGAAAACAGCTACGTCTACGCCGAGTCCGGCCTGGTGACCACGGTCGGGGTGAAAGATCTGGTGGTTGTCCAGACCAAAGACGCCGTGCTGATTGCCGACCGTAACGCCGTGCAGGACGTTAAAAAAGTGGTCGAGCAAATCAAGGCCGATGGCCGACACGAACACCACATTCACCGCGAAGTGTACCGTCCGTGGGGCAAATATGACTCCATCGATGCAGGTGAGCGTTATCAGGTGAAACGCATTACCGTGAAGCCGGGCGAAGGGCTGTCTGTGCAGATGCACCATCACCGCGCCGAGCACTGGGTCGTGGTGGCAGGCACGGCTAAAGTCACCATCGACGGCGAAGTCAAACTGCTGGGTGAAAACGAGTCCATCTATATTCCGCTGGGGGCCACGCACTGTCTGGAGAACCCGGGGAAAATTCCTCTCGATTTAATTGAGGTGCGTTCCGGCTCGTATCTGGAAGAGGACGATATCGTGCGCTTCCAGGATCGCTACGGCCGGGTGTAG